A region from the Kineothrix sp. IPX-CK genome encodes:
- a CDS encoding sugar ABC transporter permease, giving the protein MEKILKDKKAIVIFIAPAFLLFTLVLFIPIIQVFYYSLCDYNALTKPEFVGLKNYINLFTDDETMRTALKNSLFFMIFSAVSQQITGLLLAVFLTNIKHGRNFFKNVYYLPCVLSSAALGLLWAFMFNPKMGINQMLAYFGVEGPMWLSSTKGFIVLPMWVIACIALWQYVGSTMMLYIAQISGISKELYEASYIDGASKGQTFRYLTLPLVKPMVTISLSLNCIGSLKFFDLVYNMTQGGPNHSTDVLATHLYTQGFQYFKYGYASSISVILLVLCLIVSFLINKLIKAETYES; this is encoded by the coding sequence ATGGAAAAGATTTTAAAAGATAAAAAAGCGATTGTCATTTTTATTGCACCCGCATTTCTTTTATTTACACTTGTTTTATTTATTCCTATTATACAGGTATTTTATTATTCCTTGTGTGACTATAATGCGCTGACAAAGCCGGAATTTGTCGGACTTAAGAATTATATCAATTTATTTACGGACGATGAAACGATGAGGACAGCTCTTAAAAATTCATTATTCTTCATGATATTTTCAGCTGTTTCACAGCAGATTACCGGATTGCTGTTAGCGGTTTTTCTAACGAATATAAAGCATGGAAGGAACTTCTTTAAGAATGTTTATTATCTTCCCTGCGTTCTCTCTTCAGCAGCTTTGGGTTTGCTTTGGGCATTCATGTTTAATCCCAAGATGGGAATCAATCAGATGCTGGCCTACTTCGGCGTAGAAGGTCCGATGTGGCTTTCTTCTACAAAGGGATTTATCGTTCTGCCTATGTGGGTTATCGCCTGCATTGCACTCTGGCAGTATGTAGGATCGACAATGATGCTCTACATAGCACAAATCAGCGGAATATCAAAAGAATTATACGAAGCCTCGTATATTGACGGTGCGTCCAAGGGACAGACCTTCCGCTATTTGACGCTTCCGCTTGTAAAACCGATGGTGACCATATCCTTGTCGTTAAATTGCATCGGTTCCCTGAAATTTTTTGATTTAGTCTATAATATGACACAAGGCGGTCCTAATCATAGTACAGACGTGCTGGCAACGCATTTATACACGCAGGGCTTCCAATATTTCAAATACGGCTATGCAAGTTCCATATCCGTCATATTGCTGGTTCTCTGTTTAATAGTATCTTTTCTTATCAATAAATTAATTAAAGCAGAAACTTATGAAAGTTAG
- a CDS encoding ABC transporter substrate-binding protein yields the protein MKKKLLSLLLSVGMITSLLSGCGVSTDTGSTAQTESSSTETTDAAETGTKTETASTGEEVEITWMFWDDLEATEDLITKGYKEVIDRFNNDYAGTYHVNVITTNLEEYDTKLNALIAAKDTPDIFICNPGPNLTQYVDAGVAADLTDILTNQEKDWYNSFSGGIFERITYDGKIMAVPTNFAAACVFYNTEIFEAAGAEVPSTYEELLTACQKIKDTGYTPISCSAGTAWCLSMVAGYLCDRVGGPDNLQKIAEHQMEWTDPTFIDAGNKLKELSQYFQATAAGDSNDQATAAFYNGEAAMLIQGSWAIAQVNGNNPDFEPKCGVFQFPAVTGGADPNRMIVKTDNLVMSSSTEHPDAVIALMKYFTDDTAQKYTAEVGGKIPVVTNVEIDYSKAPAQLSYVQDILANMTGTFGFYNESLASVEAGDVFDNAMVDIFLGNATSEDAFQKVQSFYEKNVWN from the coding sequence ATGAAGAAAAAATTATTGTCATTGTTACTGTCGGTTGGAATGATTACAAGTCTTTTGTCAGGATGCGGCGTATCTACGGATACGGGAAGTACGGCACAAACCGAAAGCAGCAGTACAGAGACTACCGATGCGGCTGAGACGGGAACAAAAACTGAAACGGCTTCAACCGGAGAAGAAGTGGAAATCACATGGATGTTTTGGGATGACCTAGAGGCTACGGAAGATTTAATTACCAAAGGTTATAAAGAGGTTATCGACAGATTTAATAATGATTATGCAGGAACCTATCATGTTAACGTTATAACTACGAATCTGGAAGAGTATGATACAAAACTGAATGCTCTTATCGCAGCGAAGGATACGCCGGATATATTCATTTGTAATCCGGGACCTAATCTGACACAGTACGTAGATGCGGGCGTTGCGGCTGATTTAACGGATATACTTACGAACCAGGAAAAGGATTGGTATAACAGCTTCAGTGGAGGTATCTTCGAAAGAATTACATATGACGGAAAAATAATGGCTGTTCCAACGAATTTTGCGGCTGCTTGTGTATTCTACAACACGGAGATATTTGAAGCAGCGGGTGCGGAAGTTCCTTCCACCTATGAGGAATTGCTAACAGCGTGTCAGAAAATCAAAGACACGGGATATACTCCTATTTCCTGCTCCGCAGGAACGGCATGGTGTTTATCCATGGTAGCGGGTTATCTTTGTGATCGTGTCGGCGGCCCTGATAATCTTCAGAAAATTGCAGAACATCAGATGGAATGGACAGATCCTACTTTTATCGACGCGGGCAATAAGCTGAAAGAGTTATCCCAATACTTCCAGGCAACGGCTGCAGGCGATTCCAATGATCAGGCAACGGCCGCATTCTATAACGGCGAAGCGGCAATGCTTATCCAGGGCTCTTGGGCTATAGCTCAGGTTAACGGTAATAATCCTGATTTTGAGCCCAAATGCGGTGTGTTCCAATTTCCGGCGGTTACCGGAGGAGCTGACCCGAATCGCATGATCGTTAAGACAGATAACCTTGTTATGAGCTCTTCTACAGAACATCCTGATGCGGTAATTGCATTGATGAAATATTTTACGGATGATACAGCGCAGAAATATACGGCAGAGGTGGGAGGAAAGATTCCGGTTGTAACCAATGTGGAAATCGATTACTCCAAGGCGCCTGCACAGTTATCCTATGTTCAGGATATCCTTGCTAATATGACGGGTACTTTCGGCTTCTATAATGAATCCCTGGCGAGTGTGGAAGCAGGAGATGTTTTCGATAACGCTATGGTAGATATTTTCCTCGGAAATGCTACTTCGGAGGACGCGTTCCAGAAAGTACAGTCCTTCTATGAAAAAAATGTCTGGAATTAA
- a CDS encoding AraC family transcriptional regulator, which translates to MIENLKGIYETVNFKENTNLRLYDNNKYEDYPPHWHTPLEIIMPTESTYTVICCEHTFVLRENDIILICPCCLHTLYAPQKGRRIIFQPDISVLREIRELETVLSILSPVIVITPEEYPQIHPQVQALLLEIKDEYLKNTPLSEAAIYGKLLSILILIGRSYTENRKTFDVTNNKQQEYTEKFMYICDYISAHCTENLTLDDAASLAGFSKFHFTRLFKQFTNVSFYKYLNQKRIATAEKLLANPQYTITDVALNSGFSSLSSFIRMFKIIKNCTPTEFRSMYTIS; encoded by the coding sequence ATGATTGAGAATTTAAAAGGTATTTATGAAACTGTAAATTTTAAAGAAAACACGAATTTAAGACTTTATGATAACAATAAATATGAAGACTATCCGCCTCACTGGCATACACCTCTCGAGATTATAATGCCCACTGAAAGCACATATACGGTCATATGCTGTGAGCATACCTTTGTGCTGCGGGAAAACGATATTATTCTTATATGTCCCTGCTGCCTGCATACCTTATATGCACCTCAAAAGGGCAGAAGAATTATTTTTCAGCCGGACATATCTGTCCTTCGTGAGATAAGAGAATTGGAAACTGTACTATCCATATTATCTCCTGTCATTGTCATAACTCCGGAGGAGTATCCTCAGATCCATCCACAGGTTCAGGCTTTGTTATTGGAAATCAAAGATGAATATCTGAAAAACACTCCTCTTTCGGAGGCAGCTATCTACGGAAAACTTCTTTCCATTCTCATTTTGATCGGACGCAGTTATACGGAAAATAGAAAGACATTTGACGTTACGAATAATAAGCAGCAGGAATATACCGAAAAATTTATGTATATATGCGATTATATAAGCGCTCACTGCACGGAAAACCTGACTCTGGATGACGCAGCCAGCCTTGCGGGTTTCTCTAAGTTCCACTTTACAAGGCTATTTAAGCAGTTCACTAACGTGTCCTTTTATAAATATTTAAACCAAAAAAGGATTGCTACGGCAGAAAAGCTTCTTGCGAATCCTCAGTATACAATAACGGACGTTGCCTTGAATTCAGGATTCTCAAGCCTCTCTTCCTTTATCAGGATGTTCAAGATCATTAAGAATTGTACGCCCACGGAGTTTCGGAGCATGTATACCATTTCATAA
- a CDS encoding glycoside hydrolase family 43 protein, whose translation MGSVRNPLLKGFYPDPSICRAGKDYYIVNSTFSYAPGVPVFHSGDLVHWEQIGHVLVREEQLSLKGAGMSQGIYAPCIRYHEGTFYMITTNVSGGGNFYVTAKKPEGPWSDPIYLKDAPGIDPSLYFEGEDCYYIGQRGKKDSRYYGDCEIWIQKLDLSKGELTGEVHVVWDGSMKNAIWAEGPHLYKRGEYYYVLIAEGGTSYEHSICFARSKDIFGPYEACPYNPVLTHRHLGHDAKVQNVGHGDIIETPEGLWYIVMLGTRPEEGYAPLGRETFFAELVWENDWPIVNPGEGKLTEVQEVPFALEREVTALGNRGNIEWKDSLDYRCVFFRFPEKDMYRMEEGGRLALKVLPQNILDELSPAYIGVRVTSRDFSMETTMEFIPYGGQEAGLVYLYNEKNYVRFTVTASDASVNGSKVRIIKTEKEKETVLFEEEAASSYRLKMHVKGLSLVCITEGRTLHSTDIRGLTSEAAGGFVGCTMGIYATSNHDANNGNYARFTQLILT comes from the coding sequence ATGGGAAGTGTTCGTAATCCGTTACTTAAGGGATTTTATCCGGATCCGTCGATTTGCAGAGCCGGAAAGGACTATTATATTGTGAATTCTACATTTTCTTATGCGCCGGGAGTCCCTGTTTTTCATAGCGGGGATTTGGTGCATTGGGAGCAGATCGGTCACGTGCTGGTGCGTGAAGAACAGCTTTCCTTGAAGGGTGCGGGAATGTCTCAGGGAATTTATGCCCCGTGTATCCGGTATCATGAGGGTACATTCTATATGATTACAACGAACGTGTCCGGAGGGGGGAATTTTTATGTGACAGCTAAAAAACCGGAAGGGCCTTGGTCGGACCCTATCTATTTAAAAGATGCGCCGGGAATCGATCCAAGCTTGTATTTCGAGGGGGAGGATTGTTATTATATCGGGCAGCGCGGCAAAAAGGATTCGAGATATTACGGTGATTGTGAAATATGGATACAGAAATTGGATCTGAGCAAAGGAGAATTGACAGGAGAAGTCCATGTAGTGTGGGATGGATCCATGAAAAATGCCATTTGGGCGGAGGGTCCCCATTTATATAAAAGGGGAGAATATTACTATGTGCTCATAGCGGAGGGCGGAACCAGTTATGAACATAGTATCTGCTTCGCAAGAAGTAAGGATATATTCGGTCCTTATGAGGCTTGCCCTTATAATCCGGTACTCACCCATAGACATCTTGGACATGATGCGAAAGTACAGAATGTGGGTCATGGGGATATCATCGAGACGCCGGAGGGCCTTTGGTATATCGTTATGCTCGGAACGAGGCCGGAGGAAGGGTATGCTCCCCTTGGCAGGGAGACCTTTTTTGCTGAACTCGTATGGGAGAACGACTGGCCGATCGTTAATCCGGGAGAAGGTAAGCTGACGGAGGTTCAAGAAGTTCCTTTTGCTTTAGAAAGGGAAGTAACTGCTCTTGGCAATAGAGGGAATATTGAATGGAAAGATTCCCTGGATTATAGATGCGTCTTTTTCCGTTTTCCGGAGAAGGACATGTATCGAATGGAAGAGGGCGGAAGGCTCGCGCTTAAGGTCCTTCCTCAAAATATATTAGATGAGCTTTCTCCTGCTTACATTGGAGTGAGAGTTACTTCCAGAGACTTTTCCATGGAAACGACGATGGAATTTATTCCTTACGGCGGGCAAGAGGCGGGGCTAGTTTACTTATATAATGAAAAAAATTATGTTCGTTTTACCGTAACGGCTTCAGATGCCTCCGTTAATGGAAGTAAGGTGAGAATAATAAAGACGGAAAAAGAAAAAGAGACCGTCTTATTTGAAGAGGAGGCAGCAAGCTCCTATAGGCTGAAAATGCACGTAAAGGGGCTCTCGCTAGTTTGCATAACGGAGGGAAGGACACTGCATAGTACCGATATCCGCGGTCTTACCTCGGAGGCTGCCGGAGGTTTCGTTGGTTGTACCATGGGTATCTATGCGACGTCCAATCATGATGCTAATAACGGCAATTATGCCCGTTTTACACAATTGATTCTTACCTAG
- a CDS encoding aminoglycoside 3'-phosphotransferase/choline kinase family protein, which produces MPVSITKNKVSEQCIEQMICKAFPQEKIKNMVELTEGFFNVAFKISLEKRDVILKIAPPPDAIIMTHEKDIMLSEVNAMKMMEEQSVVPVPRVLFYDNGCEICESGYFFMEKLEGSSFSSIADKMTQEEKDEIFFQMGKYTKAINSIENDVFGYYGQKEKQGTNWYEVFCSMVMDTYSDARRKNISIPVSEEKVLSMLKADKKIFEEVKKAKFVHWDIWAGNVFVENTTVTGIIDFERCLWADELMEVGFRTYGLEKAFFEGYGIEGLSCSQLKRAKWYDIYLFLIACLECDYRMYDNKGMYEWGSKMLKKSIDEKATS; this is translated from the coding sequence ATGCCGGTTAGTATAACGAAAAACAAAGTAAGCGAACAGTGCATTGAGCAAATGATTTGTAAAGCTTTTCCGCAAGAAAAAATAAAAAATATGGTTGAATTGACGGAAGGCTTTTTCAACGTCGCATTTAAGATAAGCTTAGAGAAAAGGGATGTGATATTGAAGATTGCACCTCCTCCGGATGCGATTATAATGACTCATGAAAAAGATATTATGCTAAGTGAAGTGAATGCAATGAAAATGATGGAGGAGCAATCCGTTGTTCCTGTACCGCGGGTATTATTTTATGATAACGGATGTGAAATATGTGAAAGCGGTTATTTTTTCATGGAGAAGCTGGAAGGCAGCAGTTTTTCAAGCATTGCTGACAAGATGACGCAAGAGGAAAAGGATGAGATTTTCTTCCAAATGGGGAAGTACACGAAAGCGATTAACAGTATTGAAAATGATGTCTTCGGTTATTACGGACAGAAAGAAAAACAAGGAACTAATTGGTATGAGGTATTCTGTTCGATGGTGATGGACACTTATTCCGATGCAAGACGTAAGAATATCTCCATACCGGTTTCCGAGGAAAAGGTATTATCCATGCTGAAGGCCGACAAGAAGATATTTGAAGAGGTGAAGAAAGCGAAGTTCGTTCACTGGGATATATGGGCTGGGAATGTATTTGTTGAAAATACTACAGTAACCGGGATCATCGATTTCGAAAGGTGCCTATGGGCCGATGAACTTATGGAAGTAGGATTTAGGACTTATGGGTTGGAAAAAGCTTTTTTTGAAGGTTATGGAATCGAAGGATTGAGCTGCTCGCAGCTGAAAAGGGCAAAATGGTATGATATTTACCTGTTTTTAATTGCTTGTCTGGAATGTGATTATAGGATGTATGACAATAAGGGCATGTACGAATGGGGAAGCAAAATGCTTAAGAAGAGTATCGATGAAAAAGCAACTTCCTAA
- the srtB gene encoding class B sortase, which translates to MIHKYKRYAKSTKEKAIDLCIGILCVIVVAGCLSVGIYFYSLSHDAAEFHRLIETADGRSTAPMDLSGDVPLAGAESKGFIDLTALQQENSDIVGWITIQDTMIDYPVMYTPKDGEYYLHRNFVQKYSLSGVPFIDAACSVTPRSDNVIVYGHNMKNGSMFSGLLSYQDKTYWRAHKKILFYTSEEVQEYEILAAFPIDAADNSQVEKYFFVNLSGEKEFDSYIEEVKKKSLYQTGVDVQYGDRFLTLSTCSYHTEDGRFLVIAKQS; encoded by the coding sequence ATGATTCATAAGTACAAAAGATATGCAAAAAGTACAAAAGAAAAAGCGATTGATCTATGTATTGGAATTCTTTGTGTAATTGTCGTTGCAGGATGCCTGAGCGTTGGAATTTATTTCTACTCGCTCTCCCACGATGCAGCAGAATTCCATAGATTGATTGAAACAGCCGATGGCAGGAGCACGGCTCCCATGGATTTATCCGGGGATGTGCCTCTTGCCGGGGCAGAAAGCAAAGGTTTTATTGATTTAACGGCGTTGCAGCAGGAAAATAGTGACATCGTAGGTTGGATTACGATTCAGGATACGATGATAGACTATCCGGTAATGTATACGCCAAAGGACGGAGAATATTATTTGCATAGGAATTTTGTGCAAAAGTATTCATTGTCAGGGGTACCTTTTATAGATGCAGCCTGTTCCGTCACCCCACGCTCCGACAACGTAATCGTTTATGGCCACAATATGAAAAACGGTTCTATGTTTTCAGGCCTCTTATCCTATCAGGATAAAACGTATTGGAGAGCGCATAAAAAAATCCTCTTTTATACATCCGAAGAGGTACAAGAATATGAAATTCTGGCAGCCTTCCCCATAGACGCCGCCGATAATTCACAAGTAGAAAAGTATTTTTTTGTGAATCTATCTGGGGAGAAGGAATTTGACAGCTATATCGAAGAAGTAAAGAAGAAATCTCTTTACCAAACCGGAGTAGATGTGCAGTACGGCGACAGATTTCTCACTCTCTCCACTTGCTCTTATCATACTGAAGATGGAAGGTTTCTTGTAATAGCCAAGCAAAGCTAA